The Synechococcus sp. MW101C3 genome has a segment encoding these proteins:
- the ureG gene encoding urease accessory protein UreG: MSKLRVGVAGPVGSGKTALVEALCRRLRERLQLAVVTNDIYTQEDAQFLTRAGALEPERIRGVETGGCPHTAIREDCSINRAAVEDLEERFPDLDLVLVESGGDNLAASFSPELVDLCIYVIDVAAGDKIPRKGGPGITRSDLLVINKIDLAPMVGASLEVMEADTRRMRGDRPWCFTNLRSGEGLDAVERFLCRQLPAPGSSL; encoded by the coding sequence ATGAGCAAGCTGCGTGTCGGCGTGGCCGGACCGGTGGGCTCGGGCAAGACAGCCCTGGTGGAAGCCCTGTGCCGGCGGCTGCGCGAACGGCTGCAGTTGGCCGTGGTGACCAACGACATCTATACCCAGGAAGACGCCCAGTTCCTGACCCGTGCCGGTGCGCTCGAGCCGGAACGGATCCGCGGGGTGGAAACCGGTGGCTGCCCCCACACCGCCATCCGCGAAGACTGCTCGATCAACCGGGCGGCGGTGGAAGACCTGGAGGAGAGGTTTCCGGATCTCGACCTGGTGCTGGTGGAGAGCGGTGGCGACAATCTGGCGGCCAGCTTCAGCCCCGAACTGGTGGACCTCTGCATCTATGTGATCGATGTGGCGGCCGGCGACAAAATCCCCCGCAAAGGCGGGCCGGGCATCACCCGTTCTGATCTGCTCGTGATCAACAAGATCGACCTGGCGCCGATGGTAGGAGCGAGCCTCGAAGTGATGGAGGCGGACACCCGCCGCATGCGCGGTGATCGCCCCTGGTGCTTCACAAATCTGCGCAGTGGCGAAGGCCTTGATGCGGTGGAACGTTTTCTTTGCCGGCAACTTCCCGCTCCAGGGTCTTCGCTCTGA
- the urtA gene encoding urea ABC transporter substrate-binding protein yields MVPYFSRRLVAGLAATAITVSLVACGGGGGGDSAGSFDGEVKVGILHSLSGTMAISETTLKEVEEMAIKEINDAGGVKVGGKSYKIVSVVEDGASDWPTFAEKSQKLIDSDKVAVVFGGWTSASRKAMLPVYESKNHMLFYPIQYEGQECSRNIFYTGAVPNQQAEPAVDWLMKTYGEKLGKKVYLVGSDYVYPRTANTIIKEQMKALGGETVGEDYIPLGNTEVAPIIAKIKKAFPDGGIIINTLNGDSNVALFKQFKAAGIDPAKYPIMSFSIAEEEIRQIGPEYTTGTFAAWNYFMSLDTPASKKFVADFQAAYGADRVVGDPAESAYNMVYLWKNAVEKAGTFEDLDKVRKTMIGITFEAPQGEIKMFPNHHTSERVMIGEALPDGQFKILSDSEKAIPPIPWNQFVPETKGYTCDWTQDRPDAGKFKM; encoded by the coding sequence ATGGTTCCGTATTTCTCGAGGCGGCTGGTTGCCGGTCTTGCTGCAACTGCGATCACGGTATCCCTCGTCGCCTGCGGGGGCGGTGGCGGTGGGGATAGCGCTGGTTCTTTCGACGGAGAAGTGAAGGTTGGCATTCTTCACTCTCTGAGTGGAACGATGGCAATTTCTGAGACGACCCTGAAAGAGGTCGAAGAAATGGCTATCAAGGAAATCAATGATGCCGGCGGCGTCAAGGTTGGCGGCAAGTCCTACAAGATCGTCTCCGTCGTTGAGGACGGAGCATCTGACTGGCCCACCTTTGCTGAGAAATCCCAGAAGCTGATCGACTCCGACAAGGTCGCCGTGGTGTTCGGCGGCTGGACCTCCGCCAGCCGCAAAGCCATGCTGCCGGTGTATGAGTCCAAGAACCACATGCTCTTCTACCCCATTCAATATGAGGGTCAGGAGTGCTCCCGCAACATCTTCTACACCGGCGCCGTTCCCAACCAGCAGGCCGAGCCTGCGGTGGATTGGCTGATGAAAACGTACGGCGAAAAGCTGGGCAAGAAGGTCTACCTGGTCGGTTCTGACTACGTCTACCCCCGCACCGCCAACACCATCATCAAGGAGCAGATGAAGGCGCTCGGCGGCGAAACCGTCGGCGAGGATTACATCCCCCTCGGCAACACCGAGGTGGCGCCGATCATCGCCAAGATCAAGAAAGCCTTCCCTGATGGTGGCATCATCATCAACACCTTGAACGGTGACTCCAACGTCGCCCTGTTCAAGCAGTTCAAGGCTGCAGGCATTGATCCGGCCAAGTACCCGATCATGTCCTTCTCGATCGCAGAAGAGGAAATCCGCCAGATCGGCCCTGAGTACACCACCGGCACCTTCGCCGCGTGGAACTACTTCATGAGCCTGGATACACCGGCTTCGAAGAAGTTCGTTGCCGACTTCCAAGCGGCCTATGGGGCTGACCGTGTGGTGGGTGACCCCGCAGAGTCCGCCTACAACATGGTGTACCTGTGGAAGAACGCCGTTGAGAAGGCTGGCACCTTCGAAGATCTTGACAAGGTCCGGAAGACCATGATCGGCATCACCTTTGAGGCCCCTCAAGGTGAGATCAAGATGTTCCCGAACCATCACACCTCTGAGCGTGTGATGATCGGCGAAGCCCTGCCCGATGGCCAGTTCAAGATCCTCTCTGACAGCGAGAAGGCCATTCCGCCCATCCCCTGGAACCAGTTCGTTCCTGAAACCAAGGGCTACACCTGCGACTGGACGCAGGACCGGCCGGATGCCGGCAAGTTCAAGATGTGA
- a CDS encoding branched-chain amino acid ABC transporter permease, translating into MELFFSQILDGLSIGSVLLLAATGLAIVFGLMGVINLAHGEFMMLGAYITFVVQNLFRPMGGVVFELYYPVALVAAFFVTAIFGVVLERTLIRKLYGRPLETLLATWGVSLILIQLIRSISTSMVIGIAAAVLIGFFGGQFLSKKIGDRPAFPYLNGVLWAVAVGIGLVVVNSFSSVRAIASPWFGPRNIDVTAPKWLQGSWGEIGGIELPGLRIFIILLSAVLLLFVMWFLTKSVWGLRIRAVTQNRQMSNCLGIPTDSVDSITFGLGSGLAGVAGCAITLLGSVGPNLGAAYIVSCFMVIVLGGVGNLLGTVLASLILGIIQSVVGSGSLLIVFPDMPPAAKGVVEFFATTSMSLVLVFIFIIAFLQFRPNGMFPQKGRSVDA; encoded by the coding sequence GTGGAACTTTTCTTCTCGCAGATTCTTGATGGCTTGAGCATCGGCTCGGTGCTGCTGCTCGCCGCCACGGGTCTCGCCATCGTGTTTGGCCTCATGGGGGTCATCAACCTGGCTCATGGTGAGTTCATGATGCTGGGTGCCTACATCACCTTTGTGGTCCAGAACCTGTTTCGGCCCATGGGCGGTGTGGTGTTTGAGCTCTACTACCCCGTGGCACTCGTGGCCGCTTTCTTCGTCACCGCCATCTTCGGCGTGGTGCTGGAGCGAACGCTGATCCGCAAGCTGTATGGAAGACCACTGGAAACCCTGCTGGCCACCTGGGGGGTGAGCCTGATCCTGATCCAGCTGATTCGCAGCATCTCCACCTCCATGGTGATCGGCATCGCCGCAGCTGTGCTCATCGGCTTCTTCGGTGGGCAGTTTCTCAGCAAAAAAATCGGTGATCGTCCCGCATTCCCCTATCTCAACGGGGTGCTTTGGGCCGTGGCAGTAGGGATCGGCCTTGTGGTGGTGAATTCCTTCTCGTCCGTGCGTGCCATCGCCAGCCCCTGGTTCGGGCCGCGCAACATTGACGTGACCGCACCGAAGTGGCTGCAAGGCAGCTGGGGCGAGATCGGCGGAATTGAACTGCCTGGCCTGAGGATTTTCATCATTCTCTTGTCGGCAGTGCTGCTGCTGTTCGTGATGTGGTTCCTCACCAAGAGCGTGTGGGGCCTCCGCATCCGGGCTGTCACCCAGAACCGGCAGATGAGCAACTGCCTGGGCATTCCCACCGACAGCGTCGACAGCATCACGTTCGGACTCGGTTCAGGTCTGGCAGGAGTCGCAGGCTGCGCCATCACCTTGCTGGGATCCGTGGGCCCGAACCTGGGAGCGGCCTACATCGTGTCCTGCTTCATGGTGATCGTGCTGGGGGGCGTGGGAAACCTGCTGGGCACGGTGCTGGCTTCTCTGATCCTCGGCATCATTCAATCGGTGGTGGGTTCCGGATCGCTGTTGATCGTGTTCCCCGATATGCCGCCTGCGGCCAAAGGGGTGGTGGAATTCTTCGCCACCACAAGCATGTCGCTGGTGCTTGTATTCATCTTCATCATTGCCTTCCTGCAGTTCCGTCCCAACGGCATGTTCCCTCAGAAGGGGAGATCGGTAGATGCTTGA
- the urtC gene encoding urea ABC transporter permease subunit UrtC yields MKLLKRLVPWILLAIALFILPAVLSDFRINLFGRYFSLAITALAIDLIWGYTGLLSLGQGIFFALGGYGVAMYLTLNTPSEAGGNGIPKFFENYGVEQLPFFWQPFWSPAFTLIAIWVLPAIVAGLVGYLIFRNRIKGVYFSIITQAALMVFFHFFNGQQKLINGTNGLKTSTTELFGMLVGSSEMQIWLYRLTVVLIPVAFLICRYFTSGRFGDALIAIRDDEQRFRFAGFNPVPFKTIVFLVAGALCGISGALYTVQSGIVSPQYMSISFSIEMVIWVAVGGRGTLVGPIIGAVLVNYLRSLVSEALPEFWLFVQGALFIFVVVLMPDGIYGWVSKGGLRTLLAAFGIAPKARTYPQIDQEGPGMEMKSPAPTDSSA; encoded by the coding sequence ATGAAACTTCTCAAGCGACTCGTTCCCTGGATTCTCCTCGCCATCGCGCTGTTCATCCTTCCAGCGGTCCTCAGTGATTTCCGCATCAACTTGTTTGGCCGCTATTTCTCACTGGCGATCACAGCGCTTGCTATCGACCTGATCTGGGGCTACACGGGGCTTCTGAGCCTTGGGCAAGGCATCTTCTTCGCCCTGGGTGGCTATGGGGTAGCGATGTACCTCACCCTCAACACCCCCAGTGAAGCGGGCGGCAACGGCATCCCCAAATTCTTTGAGAACTACGGTGTAGAACAACTGCCCTTCTTCTGGCAGCCCTTCTGGTCGCCCGCCTTCACTCTGATCGCCATCTGGGTGCTGCCCGCAATCGTGGCAGGGTTGGTTGGCTACCTGATCTTCAGAAACCGTATCAAGGGAGTGTACTTCTCGATCATCACCCAGGCGGCGTTGATGGTCTTCTTTCACTTCTTCAACGGCCAACAGAAGCTGATCAATGGCACCAACGGCCTGAAAACCAGCACCACCGAGCTGTTCGGCATGCTGGTGGGCTCCAGCGAGATGCAGATCTGGCTGTACCGACTCACGGTTGTTCTCATTCCTGTCGCCTTTCTGATCTGCCGCTATTTCACCTCCGGCCGCTTCGGCGATGCCTTGATTGCCATCCGAGATGATGAGCAGCGCTTCCGTTTCGCTGGCTTCAATCCCGTTCCATTCAAAACGATCGTCTTCCTCGTTGCCGGCGCGCTCTGCGGTATCTCAGGCGCTCTTTACACCGTTCAGAGCGGTATTGTGTCGCCGCAGTACATGTCGATCTCCTTTTCGATTGAGATGGTGATCTGGGTGGCTGTGGGGGGCCGAGGCACCTTGGTAGGCCCGATCATCGGCGCCGTTCTGGTGAACTATCTGCGCAGCTTGGTGAGCGAAGCGCTTCCCGAGTTCTGGCTGTTCGTGCAGGGAGCGCTGTTCATCTTCGTGGTGGTACTGATGCCGGATGGAATCTACGGCTGGGTGTCCAAAGGAGGACTGCGCACCTTGCTGGCCGCCTTCGGCATCGCTCCCAAAGCTCGTACCTATCCCCAAATCGACCAGGAGGGCCCTGGCATGGAAATGAAGAGCCCCGCCCCCACCGATTCCTCGGCCTGA
- the urtD gene encoding urea ABC transporter ATP-binding protein UrtD gives MSETLLELHDVSVSFDGFFALTDLSLTLQKGELKSIIGPNGAGKTTFLDVITGKVRPTKGTVTFKGKSLVGLSEQKISRQGIGRKFQTPRVFDNLTVLRNLELAASPNKNPLSLLSDKLPKAAKDEVHRLMSYVGLTPFATTQAGSLSHGQKQWLAIASLVAQSPEVLLLDEPVAGLTDEETVRTAELIKSLAGDHTVVVIEHDMEFIRDLNAPVTVLHQGQLLTQGLLEDVKKDPRVIEVYLGPAEE, from the coding sequence ATGTCTGAAACACTCCTTGAACTTCACGACGTCAGCGTCAGCTTTGATGGTTTCTTCGCCCTGACCGATCTTTCACTCACCCTGCAGAAAGGCGAACTGAAGTCGATCATCGGGCCCAATGGCGCCGGCAAGACCACCTTCCTTGATGTGATCACAGGCAAGGTGCGCCCCACCAAGGGCACTGTCACCTTCAAAGGAAAGTCGTTGGTGGGGCTCTCCGAGCAGAAGATCTCAAGGCAGGGAATCGGCAGGAAGTTCCAGACGCCACGGGTGTTCGACAACCTCACGGTGCTGCGCAACCTGGAACTGGCCGCCTCGCCGAACAAGAACCCCCTCAGCCTTCTCTCCGACAAGCTGCCGAAGGCCGCCAAGGATGAGGTGCATCGTCTAATGAGCTACGTGGGCCTTACCCCCTTCGCCACCACTCAGGCGGGTTCACTCTCCCACGGGCAGAAGCAATGGCTGGCGATTGCTTCCCTCGTGGCTCAGTCGCCGGAGGTGCTGCTGCTCGACGAGCCCGTGGCCGGGCTCACCGATGAAGAAACGGTTCGTACCGCTGAATTGATCAAGTCACTGGCGGGCGATCACACCGTTGTGGTGATCGAACACGACATGGAATTCATCCGGGACCTCAATGCCCCCGTCACCGTGCTGCACCAAGGGCAACTGCTCACCCAGGGCCTGCTGGAGGATGTGAAGAAAGATCCCCGCGTGATTGAGGTCTACCTGGGCCCAGCCGAGGAATAA
- the urtE gene encoding urea ABC transporter ATP-binding subunit UrtE, translated as MTTDNLLSVSNLNVYYGESHILRNVDLSIPKGQMVCLIGRNGVGKTTFLKTIIGLLKQRSGSVQYDDQALSDQPPYQRARSGIGYVSQGRDIIPQVTVKENLLLGMEALPGGMAKNRHIDPIVFDLFPILEKFLSRKGGDLSGGQQQQLAIARALLGKPKLLLLDEPTEGIQPSIIHDIEVAVKRIMKETGISVLLVEQHLHFVRQSNYYYAMQRGGIVSSGPTESLSDDVVQEFLTV; from the coding sequence ATGACAACCGACAACCTCCTTTCCGTCTCTAACCTCAACGTTTACTACGGCGAAAGCCACATTCTTCGCAATGTGGATCTCTCCATCCCTAAAGGGCAGATGGTGTGCCTGATCGGTCGCAACGGCGTGGGCAAAACCACGTTCCTCAAAACGATCATCGGTCTGCTCAAGCAACGCTCCGGCAGCGTCCAGTACGACGACCAGGCCCTGAGCGATCAGCCCCCCTACCAACGGGCCCGCTCCGGCATCGGCTATGTGTCCCAGGGGCGTGACATCATTCCGCAGGTGACGGTGAAGGAAAACCTTCTGCTGGGAATGGAAGCGCTCCCGGGTGGCATGGCGAAGAACCGGCACATCGACCCGATCGTGTTTGATCTGTTTCCAATTCTCGAGAAGTTTTTGTCCCGCAAAGGCGGTGATCTCAGCGGCGGACAACAGCAACAGCTAGCCATCGCTCGCGCTCTGCTGGGCAAGCCGAAATTGCTGCTGCTGGATGAGCCCACCGAAGGCATTCAGCCGTCCATCATCCACGACATCGAAGTGGCGGTGAAACGGATCATGAAGGAAACCGGAATCAGCGTGCTGCTGGTGGAGCAACACCTTCACTTCGTGCGCCAGTCCAACTACTACTACGCCATGCAACGCGGCGGCATCGTTTCAAGTGGCCCCACCGAGAGCCTCTCCGATGATGTGGTCCAGGAGTTCCTCACGGTGTGA
- a CDS encoding FmdB family zinc ribbon protein — MKTTRQLVLPVFLLFSMPVYEFSCTSGCDNYEVWRSIDARQNDTDCPSCGNPGNRVFSPPMTLSGGFRLKQEASEPRLVRKEVREESPKPRLRESAARPWMVTRGC; from the coding sequence TTGAAAACGACCCGCCAGCTGGTGCTCCCTGTTTTTCTCCTCTTCTCCATGCCTGTCTACGAATTCAGCTGCACCTCCGGCTGCGACAACTACGAGGTGTGGCGCAGCATCGACGCCCGCCAGAACGATACGGACTGTCCGAGTTGTGGCAATCCCGGTAACAGAGTGTTCAGCCCGCCCATGACACTGTCCGGTGGCTTCCGCCTCAAGCAGGAAGCCAGTGAGCCCCGGCTGGTCCGCAAGGAAGTGCGCGAAGAAAGCCCCAAGCCCCGGCTCAGGGAAAGTGCGGCTCGCCCCTGGATGGTCACCCGCGGTTGCTGA
- the fmdA gene encoding formamidase, with amino-acid sequence MPKTLFKVDLTKPMDQQDMPGHNRWHPDIPAVVSVNPGEVFRIECKDWTDGQIKDNDDPQDIADVNLEVVHVLSGPIWVNGAQPGDILVVDILDVGALQGDEWGFTGIFAKENGGGFLTDHFPKAAKAIWDFEGIYTSSRHIPGVRFAGITHPGLIGCAPSHELLREWNRRETELVNTAPDRRTYGAGLSGSEPVLAALPNPNSAILGTLPSADFERVANEAARTVPPREHGGNCDIKNLTKGTRIYFPVYVEGAKLSMGDIHFSQGDGEISFCGAIEMSGYLDLHVEIIKGGVEKYGMVNPMFKTSPVEPHFTDYLVFEGISVDEFEGKQHYMDVHIAYRRACLNAIEYLKRFGYTGEQAYLLLSCAPVEGRISGIVDIPNACCTLAIPTSIFDQDILPC; translated from the coding sequence ATGCCAAAAACGCTGTTCAAGGTTGATCTCACCAAGCCGATGGATCAACAGGACATGCCGGGCCACAACCGCTGGCATCCCGATATCCCCGCCGTCGTTTCTGTCAACCCCGGTGAGGTTTTCCGGATCGAATGCAAGGACTGGACGGATGGCCAGATCAAGGACAATGACGACCCCCAGGATATCGCTGATGTGAACCTGGAAGTGGTGCACGTGCTCAGCGGCCCGATCTGGGTGAATGGAGCTCAACCTGGCGATATTCTTGTGGTTGACATCCTTGATGTGGGTGCGCTGCAGGGAGATGAGTGGGGCTTCACCGGGATTTTTGCCAAAGAGAATGGCGGCGGCTTCCTCACCGATCACTTCCCCAAGGCAGCCAAAGCGATCTGGGATTTCGAAGGCATCTACACCTCATCGCGCCATATCCCCGGTGTGCGTTTCGCCGGCATCACCCACCCCGGCCTGATCGGTTGTGCGCCCTCCCACGAGCTGCTGCGGGAATGGAACCGCCGCGAAACCGAGCTGGTGAACACGGCCCCGGATCGGCGCACCTATGGCGCCGGCCTCTCCGGCAGCGAGCCCGTGCTGGCGGCCCTGCCCAACCCCAACAGCGCCATCCTCGGCACGCTGCCCAGCGCCGATTTCGAGCGTGTGGCCAACGAAGCGGCCCGCACCGTGCCGCCCCGTGAGCACGGAGGCAACTGCGACATCAAGAACCTCACCAAGGGCACCCGCATTTACTTCCCCGTGTATGTGGAAGGCGCCAAGCTCTCGATGGGCGATATCCACTTCTCCCAGGGCGATGGGGAAATCTCCTTCTGTGGCGCGATTGAAATGTCGGGCTACCTCGATCTGCATGTGGAGATCATCAAAGGTGGCGTCGAGAAGTATGGGATGGTCAATCCCATGTTCAAGACCAGCCCGGTGGAGCCCCACTTCACCGACTATCTGGTGTTCGAAGGCATCTCCGTGGATGAATTCGAAGGCAAGCAGCACTACATGGACGTGCACATCGCCTACCGACGCGCCTGCCTGAACGCCATTGAGTATCTCAAGCGCTTCGGCTACACCGGTGAGCAGGCCTACCTGCTGCTGAGCTGTGCGCCGGTGGAGGGCAGGATCAGCGGCATCGTGGACATTCCCAATGCCTGCTGCACCCTGGCGATTCCCACCTCCATCTTTGACCAGGACATTCTTCCCTGTTGA
- a CDS encoding aminotransferase class IV translates to MQAIAWIEPSGAPGAAGLWGAPAELALPLADRGLQLADGLFETLLVEAGQPLLLSAHLQRWSQSAALLGMEPPPGDERVRALLAEAVSRSGIHTGALRLNWSRGAPAVEAGAGGATGPRGVELPAPGAPSLQPRFWLQLTAAAPQFDPVPVIVSRRERRNASSLLSRCKTFAYGPAIEARREARAAGAADALLESTAGGLCCATTANLLVRRDGQWFTPPLASGCLPGVMRGRALALGLVREGPCPLGPGSAVLLINSLGCRPVLSVNGSPQPLEPEPEAFWRWLLAAG, encoded by the coding sequence ATGCAGGCGATCGCCTGGATCGAGCCCAGCGGCGCTCCGGGGGCGGCGGGGCTCTGGGGAGCACCGGCCGAGCTGGCCCTGCCCCTGGCCGATCGGGGCCTGCAACTGGCCGACGGCCTGTTCGAAACCCTGCTGGTGGAAGCGGGGCAGCCGCTGCTGCTGAGTGCCCACCTGCAGCGCTGGTCGCAGAGCGCCGCCCTGCTGGGCATGGAGCCACCCCCCGGCGATGAGCGGGTGCGCGCCCTGCTGGCGGAGGCGGTGTCCCGCAGCGGCATCCACACCGGCGCGCTGCGCCTGAACTGGAGCCGCGGCGCGCCGGCGGTGGAGGCTGGCGCTGGTGGGGCGACGGGGCCGCGGGGTGTGGAGCTGCCGGCACCCGGTGCCCCATCACTGCAGCCCCGCTTCTGGCTGCAGCTCACGGCCGCGGCGCCGCAGTTCGACCCCGTGCCGGTGATTGTCAGCCGCAGGGAGCGGCGCAATGCCTCCAGCCTGCTGAGCCGCTGCAAAACCTTCGCCTACGGGCCCGCCATCGAGGCGCGGCGTGAGGCCCGGGCCGCCGGCGCCGCCGATGCCTTGCTGGAGAGCACGGCCGGCGGCCTCTGCTGCGCTACCACGGCCAACCTGCTGGTGCGGCGTGACGGCCAGTGGTTCACACCGCCCCTGGCCAGCGGCTGCCTGCCGGGGGTGATGCGGGGCCGCGCCCTGGCGCTGGGCCTGGTCCGCGAAGGTCCCTGTCCTCTGGGCCCAGGCAGTGCCGTGCTGCTGATTAACAGCCTCGGCTGCCGTCCGGTCTTGAGTGTGAACGGTTCTCCGCAGCCGCTGGAGCCGGAGCCTGAAGCGTTCTGGCGCTGGCTGCTGGCAGCTGGGTGA
- a CDS encoding anthranilate synthase component I family protein, giving the protein MTPGSGAQPPLLRRSLPWRDPWEVALALAAADGGDGLAWLDGDGSALGRWGFLGVAPLEQVVCRGLPGEPEAADPFVALARLRERPGSWFGWLAYEAGAWVEPAAHWRSPDTALLWAGRYDPVLRFDLQERRLELEGLDPARLTAMAERLAALVPAADTPAGSAADPAEGPAPGSGAGVAAEHWHWHTDPATFARQVTDLRRWIAAGDLFQANLTACCEASLAAPPDPLALYGRLRRSCPAPFAGLLVAGDEAVLSASPERFLRVSATGWVETRPIKGTRPRHGDPEADAAAAAELITSPKDRAENVMIVDLLRNDLGRVCVPGSIQVPQLVGLESYPHVHHLTSVVEGQLRADCSVVELLRASWPGGSISGAPKVRACQRLSEREPVPRGPYCGALFRFGADGSFDSNILIRSLMLRGRRLRAHAGCGIVADSDPAAEAEELLWKLGPLLAAVAPGPAAGGC; this is encoded by the coding sequence ATGACGCCGGGTTCCGGGGCGCAGCCGCCGCTGCTGCGCCGCTCACTGCCGTGGCGCGACCCCTGGGAGGTGGCCCTCGCCCTGGCCGCCGCGGACGGCGGCGATGGCCTCGCCTGGCTCGATGGCGATGGCAGTGCGCTGGGGCGTTGGGGCTTCCTGGGCGTGGCTCCTCTGGAGCAGGTGGTGTGCCGGGGGCTGCCGGGTGAGCCGGAAGCCGCCGATCCGTTCGTGGCCCTCGCGCGCCTGCGGGAACGGCCCGGCAGCTGGTTCGGCTGGCTCGCCTACGAGGCCGGGGCGTGGGTGGAGCCGGCCGCCCACTGGCGCTCGCCCGATACGGCCCTGCTCTGGGCAGGCCGCTACGACCCCGTGCTGCGCTTCGATCTGCAGGAGCGTCGTCTGGAGCTGGAAGGGTTGGATCCCGCCCGGCTGACGGCAATGGCAGAGCGGCTCGCGGCCCTGGTGCCGGCGGCCGACACGCCTGCTGGCTCAGCTGCTGACCCGGCTGAAGGCCCTGCGCCCGGCAGCGGGGCCGGTGTGGCCGCAGAACACTGGCACTGGCACACCGATCCCGCCACCTTCGCCCGCCAGGTGACGGACCTGCGCCGCTGGATCGCTGCCGGGGATCTGTTCCAGGCCAACCTCACCGCCTGCTGTGAGGCCAGCCTGGCTGCGCCCCCCGACCCGCTGGCCCTGTACGGCCGGCTGCGCCGCTCCTGCCCGGCGCCCTTTGCCGGCCTCCTGGTGGCTGGCGACGAGGCGGTGCTCTCGGCGTCCCCGGAACGCTTTCTGCGGGTGAGCGCCACCGGCTGGGTGGAAACCCGGCCGATCAAGGGCACCCGCCCGCGCCATGGCGATCCGGAAGCCGATGCCGCCGCCGCCGCCGAGCTGATCACCAGCCCCAAGGACCGCGCCGAGAACGTGATGATCGTGGATCTGCTCCGCAACGATCTCGGCCGGGTGTGCGTGCCGGGCTCGATTCAGGTGCCCCAGTTGGTGGGGCTGGAAAGCTACCCGCACGTGCACCACCTCACCTCGGTGGTGGAGGGGCAGCTGCGCGCCGACTGCAGCGTGGTGGAGCTGCTGCGCGCCTCCTGGCCGGGTGGCTCGATCAGCGGCGCCCCCAAGGTGCGGGCCTGCCAGCGCCTGAGCGAACGGGAGCCCGTGCCCAGAGGCCCCTACTGCGGCGCCCTGTTCCGCTTCGGCGCCGATGGCAGCTTCGACAGCAACATCCTGATCCGCAGCCTGATGCTGCGGGGGCGGCGCCTGCGCGCCCATGCAGGCTGCGGCATCGTGGCCGACTCCGACCCGGCGGCGGAGGCCGAGGAGCTGCTCTGGAAGCTGGGCCCGCTGCTGGCGGCCGTCGCGCCAGGCCCCGCAGCTGGAGGGTGCTGA
- the queC gene encoding 7-cyano-7-deazaguanine synthase QueC, whose protein sequence is MSAAAPPVAIALLSGGLDSATAAALAIEAGYHVIGLSLDYGQRHRQELAAAAALATGLALAEHHTLAVNLAAWGGSALTDAAMALPVAGVEEGVIPTTYVPGRNTVFIALGLSLAEARGAERLVLGVNAIDYSGYPDCRPDYLAAFQQLADLASKSGREGHGARLWAPLVTWSKTRIVQEALRLGVPIARTWSCYAGGARPCGRCDSCRIRDAALREAGRPDLASDGGGSWGGPSA, encoded by the coding sequence GTGAGCGCCGCCGCCCCACCCGTCGCGATCGCCCTGCTCTCCGGCGGCCTCGATTCGGCCACCGCTGCGGCCCTGGCGATCGAAGCGGGCTACCACGTGATCGGCCTCTCGCTCGACTACGGCCAGCGTCACCGTCAGGAGCTGGCCGCGGCCGCCGCCCTGGCGACCGGCCTGGCCCTGGCGGAGCACCACACCCTGGCGGTGAACCTGGCGGCCTGGGGCGGCTCAGCCCTCACCGATGCCGCCATGGCGCTGCCGGTGGCGGGTGTGGAGGAGGGGGTGATTCCCACCACCTACGTGCCAGGCCGCAACACCGTGTTCATCGCCCTCGGCCTGAGCCTGGCTGAAGCGCGCGGGGCCGAGCGGCTGGTGCTGGGGGTGAACGCCATCGACTACTCCGGCTATCCCGATTGCCGCCCCGATTACCTCGCCGCCTTCCAGCAGCTGGCTGATCTGGCCAGCAAGAGCGGCCGCGAGGGCCACGGCGCCCGGCTGTGGGCGCCCCTGGTGACCTGGAGCAAGACCCGGATCGTGCAGGAGGCGCTGCGTCTGGGCGTGCCGATCGCCCGCACCTGGAGTTGCTACGCCGGCGGCGCCCGGCCCTGCGGGCGCTGCGACAGCTGCCGCATTCGCGATGCCGCCCTGCGGGAGGCGGGCCGCCCGGACCTGGCCAGCGATGGAGGCGGCAGCTGGGGCGGGCCGTCGGCATGA